A genomic stretch from Erigeron canadensis isolate Cc75 chromosome 9, C_canadensis_v1, whole genome shotgun sequence includes:
- the LOC122582816 gene encoding protein RALF-like 24 produces the protein MKSILLPFFLIFLNTHYQISSGVSLISPNLLKDDNFSPMVKRVCGGKIDDYTQDELMESESSRRVLMMERKYISYETLKRDLVPCGTPGASYYNCKGKGSVANPYNRGCEIITRCARDAINT, from the coding sequence ATGAAATCTATCTTGTTACCCTTTTTCCTCATTTTCTTGAACACCCATTACCAAATTTCATCTGGGGTTTCACTTATAAGCCCAAATTTGCTTAAAGATGACAACTTTAGTCCAATGGTGAAGAGGGTTTGTGGTGGCAAGATTGATGATTATACACAAGATGAATTGATGGAGTCTGAAAGTAGTAGAAGAGTGTTGATGATGGAGAGAAAGTACATAAGTTATGAAACATTAAAGAGAGATCTTGTGCCTTGTGGTACACCTGGTGCTTCATATTACAATTGTAAAGGTAAAGGATCAGTTGCTAATCCTTATAACAGAGGATGTGAAATCATTACAAGATGTGCTAGGGATGCTATAAATACATGA